In the Leptospira bourretii genome, one interval contains:
- a CDS encoding bifunctional alpha,alpha-trehalose-phosphate synthase (UDP-forming)/trehalose-phosphatase, producing MRLILVSNRLPVQWDGTPNVGGLATGLSSFLSHWKSLGNEVVWVGWPGKSIPEKEQKSYIKKMWEEHGTIPVFLKQKLADSFYNGFCNKTIWPLFHYFTSHCEYSDITFESYVEANNEFARSVEAIYQPGDWVWIHDYHLFLLPEILRKLFPDIFLSFFLHIPFPTFEIFRLLPERFRTKILTGVLGADLIGFHTQSYTQYFLRSLLRCLGIENERGIIYYKNHLTKTGAYPMGINVENFIQYSNSKECDTIANEINKNHKNLKQILSVDRLDYTKGVLQRLSAFELFLNQNSNWIKKCKFVLVLVPSRTDVSSYLSMKKAIDEKVGAVNGSYGTLDWTPILYQYKGFPFEELVPLYKNTHVMLVTPFRDGMNLVAKEFLVSQSCGMLVLSEMAGAAAELPETILVNPNDLNGMAAAIREAIEMDENDIYSRNHVMINRLKENTVNDWAKRIYSDTEDLCLKNLAFQTKTLSPKSDTLLPPDNKPIFIIFDYDGTLVPFESLPHLAVPKKELLNSLSTLLEFPNISIAIISGRNKSFLEETFQNLPLHLVAEHGAWHRAPYGERWTSLHSSNLEWKEQIKNHLNEFTKRVPGSFTEEKEFSLVWHFRNADPDIGLNAAREMLDELSQISSNSGFFVQRGNKIIEVRDYGTGKGKAAIKIVPNADLNVFVFGDDTTDEDMFRELPDSVTSVKIGNSETIAKYRFNAPEEVQEWIYSLISHLKQESK from the coding sequence ATGAGACTGATCCTCGTATCCAATAGGTTGCCAGTCCAGTGGGATGGCACTCCCAATGTAGGTGGTCTTGCAACAGGACTTTCCAGTTTTCTTTCTCACTGGAAATCATTAGGAAATGAAGTGGTTTGGGTGGGCTGGCCAGGAAAGTCCATTCCCGAAAAAGAACAAAAGTCATACATTAAAAAAATGTGGGAAGAACATGGAACCATTCCTGTTTTTCTAAAACAAAAGTTAGCAGATTCATTTTACAATGGATTTTGCAACAAAACCATATGGCCATTATTTCATTATTTTACATCCCATTGCGAATATTCAGATATTACTTTCGAGTCCTACGTAGAGGCAAATAATGAATTTGCACGATCGGTCGAAGCGATATACCAACCGGGAGACTGGGTTTGGATCCATGATTATCATTTATTTTTATTACCAGAAATATTAAGAAAACTGTTCCCTGACATTTTTTTATCGTTCTTTCTGCATATACCATTTCCAACATTTGAAATTTTTCGCTTGTTGCCAGAACGATTTCGGACAAAAATTCTTACTGGAGTATTAGGTGCCGATCTCATTGGATTTCATACCCAAAGTTATACACAATATTTTCTTAGATCTTTATTAAGATGTTTAGGAATAGAAAATGAACGTGGAATCATTTACTATAAAAATCACTTAACCAAAACTGGCGCATACCCAATGGGTATCAACGTTGAAAACTTTATCCAATATTCAAATTCAAAAGAATGTGATACCATCGCAAACGAAATCAATAAAAACCACAAAAACTTAAAACAAATTCTTTCGGTCGATAGATTAGACTACACAAAAGGTGTATTACAAAGGTTAAGTGCTTTTGAACTTTTTTTAAACCAAAATTCGAATTGGATAAAAAAGTGTAAATTCGTTTTGGTTTTAGTTCCTTCCAGAACTGATGTTTCATCTTATTTATCTATGAAAAAAGCCATAGATGAAAAAGTAGGCGCTGTCAATGGCTCATATGGCACATTAGATTGGACACCGATTCTTTACCAATACAAGGGATTTCCATTCGAAGAACTCGTACCTCTTTATAAAAATACCCACGTTATGTTAGTCACACCATTCCGCGATGGAATGAACCTTGTTGCTAAGGAATTTTTAGTTTCACAAAGCTGCGGCATGTTAGTCCTAAGTGAGATGGCAGGCGCAGCAGCAGAACTACCAGAAACAATTTTAGTGAACCCGAATGACTTAAATGGAATGGCCGCAGCTATTCGAGAAGCAATTGAAATGGATGAAAATGATATTTACTCTCGTAACCATGTAATGATCAATCGTTTAAAAGAAAACACAGTGAATGATTGGGCAAAGAGAATTTATTCTGACACCGAGGATCTATGTTTAAAAAATTTAGCTTTCCAAACAAAAACCTTATCTCCAAAATCCGATACTTTATTACCTCCAGACAATAAACCAATTTTCATTATCTTTGATTATGATGGCACACTTGTTCCTTTCGAATCTTTGCCTCACTTAGCTGTTCCGAAAAAGGAATTACTCAATTCATTATCAACATTATTGGAATTTCCGAATATATCTATAGCAATTATAAGTGGAAGAAATAAATCTTTCCTCGAAGAAACTTTTCAAAATCTCCCTTTGCATTTGGTAGCCGAACATGGTGCTTGGCATAGAGCACCTTACGGAGAGAGGTGGACTTCGTTACATTCATCAAACTTAGAATGGAAAGAGCAAATCAAAAACCACCTAAATGAATTTACGAAAAGAGTTCCTGGATCATTTACTGAGGAAAAAGAATTCTCCCTAGTTTGGCATTTTAGAAACGCAGATCCTGATATTGGACTAAATGCCGCAAGAGAAATGTTAGATGAATTATCACAAATATCATCTAATAGTGGTTTCTTCGTTCAGCGTGGTAATAAAATTATTGAAGTTAGAGATTATGGTACCGGGAAAGGAAAAGCTGCCATAAAAATAGTCCCCAACGCAGATTTAAACGTATTTGTATTTGGAGACGATACAACAGATGAGGATATGTTCCGGGAATTACCAGATTCTGTGACTTCCGTAAAAATTGGGAATTCAGAAACTATCGCAAAATACCGGTTTAATGCACCTGAAGAGGTCCAAGAATGGATTTATAGCTTAATATCCCACCTAAAACAGGAATCCAAATGA
- the tsf gene encoding translation elongation factor Ts has protein sequence MAVSSEQIKDLRERTGAGMMDCKKALEEKGGDIEKAVTYLREKGLAKAAKRAGRETGEGKVIAYIHGTGKTGVLVELNCETDFVANNEAFEALGKEIALQITAMNPLYVNEESIPQSEIDNEMSVQKALLEKEGKKADQIEKILPGKMKKYFEEICLIHQKSIRDNSKTINDLLQEAIAKFGENITVGRFSRFQVGGN, from the coding sequence ATGGCAGTTAGCTCCGAACAAATTAAAGATCTCCGCGAACGTACAGGCGCGGGGATGATGGACTGCAAAAAAGCCCTCGAAGAAAAGGGTGGCGATATTGAAAAAGCAGTTACATACTTAAGAGAAAAAGGTTTAGCGAAAGCAGCGAAACGTGCTGGTCGTGAAACTGGTGAAGGAAAAGTCATCGCTTACATCCACGGAACAGGAAAAACAGGAGTTCTTGTCGAACTCAACTGTGAAACTGACTTCGTTGCAAACAATGAAGCGTTTGAAGCTCTTGGAAAAGAGATAGCTCTTCAAATCACTGCGATGAATCCACTTTACGTAAACGAGGAATCCATTCCTCAGTCAGAAATTGACAATGAGATGAGTGTGCAAAAAGCTCTTCTTGAAAAAGAAGGTAAAAAAGCAGACCAAATCGAAAAGATTCTTCCTGGTAAAATGAAAAAATACTTTGAAGAGATTTGTCTCATCCACCAAAAATCGATTCGTGACAACTCCAAAACCATCAATGACCTTCTCCAAGAAGCCATTGCGAAGTTTGGAGAGAACATTACTGTTGGTAGGTTCTCGAGGTTCCAAGTAGGTGGGAACTAG
- a CDS encoding DUF6544 family protein, with translation MDQLRQKVIDGIPWRVLVFALFFGCHGVQSSFDSKVQFEFKTQPVLIEKKLTKSDIRHLPFPVQKYLLYVGVVGKNQVQNVRIVFDELMYKNPEAKPMVSSSEQYNFFLHPARHFYMKASMMGIPFRVLHSYSEEKATMLVRVASLFNAVDLDNEELTIAETITVLNDLCLFAPAALIDRRISWEANGPLSTKVFFKNGKYRVSAVLIFNEIGELVEFISDDRSALQDDGSLRKARWSTPIKDYKELNGVKIPTYGEAIWKYPEGDFTYGKFFLKNIEYNVKNRYP, from the coding sequence ATGGACCAATTGAGACAGAAGGTAATAGATGGTATTCCTTGGCGAGTTTTAGTTTTCGCCTTATTCTTTGGTTGTCACGGAGTTCAATCCTCTTTTGATTCCAAAGTTCAATTTGAATTTAAAACTCAACCAGTTCTAATAGAAAAAAAACTAACAAAATCAGACATTCGACACTTGCCATTTCCCGTTCAAAAATACCTTCTATATGTGGGTGTTGTAGGGAAAAACCAAGTTCAAAATGTACGAATTGTTTTTGATGAATTGATGTATAAAAATCCGGAAGCGAAGCCGATGGTTTCTTCGTCTGAGCAGTATAACTTTTTTTTACATCCTGCTCGCCATTTTTATATGAAGGCAAGTATGATGGGAATTCCTTTCCGTGTCCTTCATTCTTATTCTGAGGAAAAGGCTACGATGTTAGTTCGTGTCGCTTCACTTTTTAATGCCGTTGATTTAGACAATGAAGAGTTAACGATCGCAGAAACTATCACCGTGTTAAACGATCTTTGTTTATTTGCCCCCGCCGCACTGATTGACCGAAGGATCTCTTGGGAGGCAAACGGTCCTTTGTCTACGAAAGTTTTTTTTAAAAATGGGAAGTATCGAGTATCTGCAGTCCTCATTTTTAATGAAATAGGTGAGTTGGTTGAGTTTATATCAGATGATCGGTCTGCACTACAAGATGATGGTTCTTTAAGGAAAGCACGTTGGTCTACTCCAATAAAAGATTATAAAGAATTGAACGGAGTTAAGATACCCACTTATGGAGAAGCCATCTGGAAGTATCCAGAGGGAGACTTTACATACGGGAAGTTCTTCTTAAAAAATATCGAATACAATGTAAAAAATCGTTACCCGTAA
- the dxr gene encoding 1-deoxy-D-xylulose-5-phosphate reductoisomerase: protein MVGVSVLGISGSVGTSTVKVLRQFRDSFSLHSFSVHSNLDLAKSLIDEFSPEVISITDSKLEGSLGSKYKSTTILYGEESLSDLVRLPSVSVVVTAVVGARGVRPTIAAIEAGKKIAIANKETLVTFGPLINRLVAKHNTLMVPVDSEHNALFQLIEREKRSNIRAITLTASGGSFRTLPIEELEHVSVKQALNHPTWSMGPKITVDSAGLINKGLEVIEAHYLFGFSYDEIEVVIHPQSLTHGIIETMDGACLQYTSHPDMIYPIAHSLFYPAPTPKILIERKPGTWKTLEFFPPDLHRYPGLRLAFQAGRAGGTTPCVFNAANEEAVALFLEEKISFTAIPKLIESALNKISNSFPNDLEGYLEKDRETRNYIQKEFVKGGVTI from the coding sequence ATGGTTGGAGTATCCGTATTAGGAATTTCTGGTTCTGTTGGCACTTCGACAGTGAAGGTACTCCGTCAATTTCGAGATTCCTTTTCTTTACATAGTTTTTCGGTTCATTCCAATTTAGATCTTGCGAAATCTCTTATTGATGAATTTTCTCCAGAAGTGATTTCGATCACCGATTCGAAGTTAGAAGGTAGCCTCGGATCCAAATACAAATCCACAACTATTCTCTATGGAGAGGAATCACTATCTGATTTAGTTCGTCTTCCTTCTGTTTCTGTGGTCGTGACAGCCGTTGTGGGTGCCAGAGGGGTAAGGCCTACTATCGCCGCCATCGAAGCCGGTAAAAAAATTGCCATCGCCAATAAAGAAACACTCGTGACCTTTGGTCCACTGATCAACCGTTTGGTGGCAAAACACAATACCTTGATGGTCCCAGTGGATTCCGAACATAATGCACTCTTTCAGCTCATTGAACGAGAAAAAAGATCCAATATTCGCGCCATCACTCTCACGGCCTCGGGAGGGAGTTTTCGAACCCTTCCTATCGAAGAATTGGAACATGTATCCGTAAAACAGGCATTAAATCATCCTACTTGGTCGATGGGGCCAAAAATCACCGTAGACTCTGCGGGCCTTATCAATAAGGGTCTCGAAGTGATTGAAGCTCATTATTTATTTGGATTTTCTTATGACGAAATTGAAGTGGTGATCCACCCACAATCACTAACCCACGGAATCATTGAAACCATGGACGGTGCTTGTTTGCAATACACAAGCCATCCTGATATGATTTATCCCATTGCTCATTCTTTGTTTTATCCAGCGCCTACACCGAAGATTTTAATTGAAAGAAAACCTGGGACATGGAAGACCTTGGAATTTTTTCCGCCTGATCTTCATCGTTATCCAGGCCTTCGTTTGGCTTTCCAAGCGGGAAGGGCAGGGGGAACGACACCTTGTGTGTTTAATGCAGCCAATGAAGAAGCTGTTGCATTATTTTTAGAAGAAAAAATTTCTTTTACCGCCATTCCCAAGTTAATCGAATCGGCGCTAAATAAAATTTCGAATTCCTTTCCTAATGATTTGGAAGGGTATTTAGAAAAAGATAGAGAAACACGTAATTATATTCAAAAAGAATTTGTGAAAGGGGGAGTGACTATATGA
- a CDS encoding phosphatidate cytidylyltransferase produces the protein MSETTLRILSAIVLTFVYVFMIFHSSFYYLEFYAFGCITIYLGLKELYAFCRREDSKPFFGTGLLFSLLIFTVYYIQFLGLQFEVTPPAFVLQLSKILREGFHPIPFLLVALSLTVWILQILKRPLDGALFSASATILGPIYLAIPIGHFLLLLAFPFGAYYIFLVSVITFMSDAGAYFGGRWFGKHPAGLKISPKKTWEGYVTGNITAVVGVQILNFTWEHFSGVKLPIGVIESIIVAFVVSIISVMGDLAESAMKRDAKIKDSGSLIPGHGGVLDLADALLFTVPVIYYYFLFKGILGYAV, from the coding sequence ATGAGTGAGACAACACTCCGTATTCTATCTGCAATCGTACTCACTTTTGTATATGTGTTTATGATTTTCCATAGTTCCTTTTACTATTTGGAATTCTATGCCTTTGGTTGTATTACCATCTACTTGGGTTTAAAAGAATTGTATGCATTTTGCAGAAGAGAAGATTCCAAACCTTTTTTTGGAACGGGACTTCTCTTTTCCCTTTTGATTTTTACTGTATACTACATTCAGTTTTTAGGCCTTCAATTTGAAGTCACTCCTCCTGCTTTTGTTTTACAACTTTCTAAGATCCTCCGAGAAGGATTCCACCCGATTCCTTTTTTACTCGTTGCCCTTTCTCTGACCGTTTGGATTTTGCAAATTCTGAAACGCCCGTTAGACGGTGCTTTGTTTTCGGCGAGTGCTACCATTTTAGGGCCAATCTATTTAGCGATTCCTATTGGACATTTTTTACTTCTCTTGGCGTTTCCTTTCGGTGCTTATTATATCTTTCTTGTATCTGTGATTACTTTTATGAGTGATGCTGGTGCTTATTTCGGCGGTCGTTGGTTTGGAAAACATCCTGCGGGTCTCAAGATCTCTCCTAAAAAAACTTGGGAAGGGTATGTGACTGGAAATATCACTGCTGTTGTTGGTGTTCAAATCCTCAATTTTACTTGGGAACATTTTAGTGGAGTGAAATTGCCGATTGGAGTCATTGAATCCATCATCGTGGCTTTTGTGGTTTCTATCATTTCGGTGATGGGTGACTTGGCAGAGTCTGCGATGAAACGAGATGCTAAAATCAAAGATTCGGGAAGTTTGATTCCTGGCCATGGTGGGGTTTTAGATTTAGCGGATGCCCTTTTATTTACCGTTCCTGTGATTTATTATTATTTCTTATTTAAGGGAATTCTCGGTTACGCGGTCTGA
- a CDS encoding isoprenyl transferase: MKLNTIPAHIAVIMDGNGRWAESQGKKRTEGHREGANAIDRLLDVALEYKIPNISLYAFSTENWKRPITEIQAIFGLLVEFIETRLDTIHSKGIRIHHSGARNKLSKTVLSKIDHAMAVTKKNKKLTANFCLNYGGHEEILSNFSRIMAVRKSKKESLDKPISPKEFEKYLYTFPLPPVDLLIRTAGEQRISNFLLWQSAYAEMYFTNTLWPDFGRTSLEEALLFFDSRKRKFGGLL; this comes from the coding sequence ATGAAGTTGAACACAATCCCTGCCCACATTGCTGTCATCATGGACGGAAATGGAAGGTGGGCCGAAAGCCAAGGGAAAAAAAGAACCGAAGGCCACAGAGAAGGGGCGAACGCTATCGATCGCCTTTTGGATGTGGCTTTGGAATACAAAATCCCCAATATCTCTCTATATGCTTTTTCTACAGAAAACTGGAAACGCCCTATCACCGAAATCCAAGCCATCTTTGGTTTGTTAGTTGAGTTTATTGAAACAAGGCTTGATACCATCCATTCCAAGGGAATTCGGATCCACCACAGCGGAGCACGGAATAAACTTTCTAAAACTGTTTTAAGTAAAATTGACCATGCGATGGCGGTCACAAAAAAGAACAAAAAACTCACCGCCAACTTTTGTTTGAACTATGGTGGACATGAAGAGATCCTGAGTAATTTTTCTAGGATCATGGCAGTGCGTAAGTCCAAAAAAGAATCTTTGGACAAACCCATTAGTCCCAAAGAATTTGAAAAATATTTGTATACATTCCCTTTGCCGCCGGTAGATTTATTGATCAGAACTGCGGGAGAACAAAGGATTTCCAATTTTCTTTTGTGGCAGAGTGCCTATGCTGAAATGTATTTTACGAATACACTTTGGCCGGACTTTGGAAGAACTTCTTTGGAAGAAGCCCTTCTTTTTTTTGATTCCCGAAAACGTAAATTTGGTGGTTTGTTATGA
- the rpsB gene encoding 30S ribosomal protein S2 → MSVISMKSLLEAGVHFGHQTRRWNPKMSPYVYTARNGIHIIDLQKTVQKTKEAYDALKKLTGQGKKVLFVGTKKQARGAIERAAQACSMYYVSNRWLGGLLTNWNTVKKSIARLKRLEQMEENNSFEQEARTKKEALSLKRELEKLRQTLGGIKDMAVVPEILFVIDPKKEEIAVKEAKKLGLKVFAVIDTNCDPEPIDYPIPGNDDAIRAISLFLDTMANAVLEGTGGEVIQTNFAEDMDAEQLALEYQGEYDESGKFIMDDELPPVAKDIPVDAEAAKKAAETVAEVKPTTEG, encoded by the coding sequence ATGTCAGTAATTTCCATGAAAAGTCTGCTAGAAGCAGGCGTACACTTCGGTCACCAAACACGTCGTTGGAATCCAAAAATGAGTCCTTATGTTTATACGGCTCGTAACGGAATTCACATCATCGACCTTCAAAAGACAGTTCAAAAAACAAAAGAAGCTTACGATGCTTTGAAAAAACTTACCGGTCAAGGTAAGAAAGTTCTTTTTGTAGGAACTAAAAAACAAGCTCGTGGCGCGATTGAAAGAGCCGCACAAGCGTGCAGTATGTACTATGTATCTAACCGTTGGTTAGGTGGTCTTTTGACTAACTGGAACACAGTGAAGAAGTCAATTGCTCGTTTGAAAAGACTAGAGCAAATGGAAGAGAACAACTCTTTCGAACAAGAAGCTAGAACTAAAAAAGAAGCATTATCTCTCAAACGTGAGTTAGAAAAACTCCGTCAAACACTTGGTGGAATTAAGGATATGGCAGTTGTGCCTGAGATTCTTTTTGTGATCGATCCTAAAAAAGAAGAAATTGCTGTGAAAGAAGCTAAAAAACTTGGTTTGAAAGTGTTCGCAGTGATTGATACAAACTGTGATCCGGAACCAATCGATTACCCAATTCCAGGTAACGATGATGCGATCCGTGCAATTTCTTTATTCCTTGATACTATGGCAAATGCTGTACTCGAAGGAACAGGTGGAGAAGTCATCCAAACTAATTTTGCTGAAGATATGGACGCAGAACAACTTGCTCTTGAATACCAAGGTGAGTATGATGAGTCTGGAAAATTCATTATGGACGATGAACTTCCTCCAGTTGCAAAAGACATCCCTGTTGATGCAGAAGCTGCTAAAAAAGCAGCGGAAACAGTAGCAGAAGTAAAACCTACTACAGAAGGATAA
- a CDS encoding glycoside hydrolase family 15 protein: protein MNKHKYDSGIIGNGSYIAHINRFAEIVWLCWPNFDSSPIFGSLIDKKCGNFSVIPNAKVIKTSQSYIENTNILRTEIHTECGAFAVVDFAPRYYKNGDLKYGRSLYRKIIPLYGDIKIKIEIAPTYYYGSSIIEKKVFSDHILLKVPEFKIQIFSNISLNQISMGNSFHLNHTIYIGLFESPPEELPIEDFIESEFAKTKTYWQNWVKHCTIPNFAQSQQIRSALCLKLHQFQDTGAIIAASTTSLPEAPHSGRNWDYRFSWLRDGFYTLHALTNLGQFEELEMYSQFISNLTPGRDGRFQPLYSIFGESILEEKILNLDGYLANQPVRIGNSAYTHKQNDAYGQILISLLPLYLDERIPEKNRFHNLSLIKNILDKIELTMSEPDAGLWEFRNFSQKHCYTFLFHWVGAKAVKVIATVLGEKELQQKSESLMKDAENNIEACFDIELGCYTQAQGKKDLDASLLQLITLGYLDPKSEKAKTHLKAIEQSLKTKNGLLYRYLHNDDFGKPETTFLVCTFWYVEALACMDRLDEAIKLFNEVTKHANHVGLYSEDIESNSGSQWGNFPQTYSHVGLVNAAHRISEKKTKSLFW, encoded by the coding sequence ATGAACAAACATAAATATGATTCAGGTATCATTGGAAATGGAAGTTACATCGCACACATCAATCGTTTTGCAGAAATTGTGTGGTTGTGTTGGCCAAACTTTGACAGTTCCCCCATTTTTGGTTCACTCATTGACAAAAAATGTGGTAACTTTTCAGTTATTCCGAATGCAAAAGTAATCAAAACATCGCAAAGCTATATTGAGAATACAAATATTCTTCGCACCGAAATTCATACTGAATGCGGAGCTTTCGCAGTTGTTGATTTTGCACCCAGATATTATAAAAATGGAGATTTAAAATATGGACGATCTTTATATAGAAAGATTATCCCTTTGTATGGAGATATAAAAATAAAAATTGAAATTGCTCCAACTTATTATTATGGGAGTAGTATAATAGAGAAAAAGGTTTTTTCGGACCACATTCTCCTAAAAGTCCCTGAATTTAAAATCCAAATTTTTTCAAATATTTCATTAAATCAAATTTCAATGGGAAATTCTTTCCATCTTAACCATACTATTTATATCGGCTTATTTGAATCTCCACCTGAAGAACTACCAATAGAAGATTTTATTGAATCAGAATTTGCAAAGACTAAAACCTATTGGCAAAACTGGGTCAAACATTGTACGATTCCAAATTTTGCGCAAAGTCAACAAATTCGATCTGCATTATGCTTAAAACTACATCAATTTCAAGATACTGGTGCAATCATAGCAGCTTCAACCACAAGCTTACCAGAAGCTCCCCATTCTGGCAGAAATTGGGATTACCGTTTTTCTTGGTTACGTGACGGTTTTTATACGTTGCATGCATTAACGAATTTAGGACAATTCGAGGAACTTGAAATGTATTCTCAATTCATAAGTAACCTAACACCTGGTAGAGATGGTAGGTTCCAACCGTTATATAGTATTTTTGGTGAATCAATATTAGAAGAAAAAATATTAAATTTAGATGGTTATCTGGCGAATCAACCAGTTCGCATCGGTAATTCGGCATATACTCATAAACAAAATGATGCTTATGGCCAAATTTTAATTTCGCTATTGCCTTTATATTTAGATGAACGCATCCCTGAAAAGAACAGATTTCATAATTTAAGTTTGATAAAAAATATATTGGACAAAATTGAACTTACGATGTCCGAACCAGATGCTGGCCTTTGGGAATTCAGAAATTTTTCACAAAAACATTGTTATACTTTTTTGTTCCATTGGGTCGGTGCGAAGGCTGTAAAAGTAATAGCTACCGTATTAGGGGAAAAAGAACTTCAACAAAAGTCTGAATCTTTAATGAAAGATGCAGAAAATAATATAGAAGCCTGTTTCGATATTGAATTAGGTTGTTATACTCAGGCACAAGGAAAAAAAGATTTAGATGCAAGTTTATTACAACTAATTACATTAGGATACTTAGATCCAAAATCTGAAAAAGCCAAAACACATCTCAAGGCAATAGAACAATCGCTGAAAACAAAAAACGGTTTATTATACCGGTATTTACATAATGACGATTTTGGAAAACCTGAAACCACTTTTTTAGTTTGTACTTTTTGGTATGTAGAAGCATTAGCTTGTATGGATCGTTTAGACGAAGCAATCAAATTATTTAATGAAGTAACGAAACATGCAAACCACGTCGGCTTATATAGTGAAGATATTGAATCGAATTCAGGGAGCCAATGGGGAAACTTTCCTCAAACATATAGCCATGTAGGATTAGTCAACGCAGCTCATCGAATTTCCGAGAAAAAAACAAAGAGTTTATTCTGGTAA
- the pyrH gene encoding UMP kinase, producing the protein MGTSPRFKRILIKISGEALAGEGELGIDTNKTFSLAGQIKEVHDLGLEVAVVVGGGNMIRGETLAKSGMDRATADYMGMLGTIMNGLALQDACEKQGMFTRVLSAIEMKSVAEPYIRRRAVRHLEKNRVIIFAGGTGNPYFTTDTTASLRAVEVGCEVILKATKVDGVYTADPKKDPSAKRYLEVSFMESIKHRLKVMDSTALSLCMDNNMPIIVFDIFKAGNLRKLIDGEPIGTLISNSEEVILDGR; encoded by the coding sequence GTGGGAACTAGTCCGCGTTTCAAACGAATCCTAATTAAAATCTCCGGCGAGGCTCTCGCCGGTGAGGGTGAACTTGGTATTGATACCAACAAAACATTCTCACTTGCCGGACAAATCAAAGAAGTTCATGACTTAGGTCTGGAAGTTGCCGTCGTTGTGGGCGGTGGAAATATGATCCGTGGCGAAACTTTAGCAAAGTCCGGAATGGACAGAGCAACGGCAGACTACATGGGAATGCTCGGCACCATCATGAATGGTCTCGCCTTACAGGATGCATGCGAAAAACAAGGGATGTTTACCCGAGTTCTTTCCGCCATCGAAATGAAATCCGTTGCAGAACCTTATATTCGTAGACGTGCGGTTCGCCATTTAGAAAAAAATCGTGTCATTATATTTGCTGGTGGGACAGGAAATCCGTATTTTACAACGGATACAACTGCATCCCTTCGGGCTGTGGAAGTTGGATGTGAAGTCATCCTGAAAGCCACAAAAGTGGACGGAGTGTACACCGCAGATCCTAAAAAAGATCCTAGTGCAAAACGTTACTTAGAAGTTTCTTTTATGGAGTCCATTAAACACCGGTTAAAGGTAATGGATTCAACTGCTCTTAGTCTCTGTATGGACAATAATATGCCCATTATCGTGTTTGATATTTTTAAAGCAGGAAATTTAAGAAAATTAATCGATGGAGAGCCAATTGGTACACTAATCTCCAATTCAGAGGAAGTGATTTTAGATGGTAGATGA
- the frr gene encoding ribosome recycling factor — MVDEIIKSMQSKMDKTVEALKKDFGTIRTGKANPMMVEDVRVDYYGTLTPLNQLGKIACPEPRMILITPFEKGMLKDIEKAIFAASLGLTPNNDGSSIRINIPELTGERRKELAKVVKQRAEEKKVAIRNIRRDANDELKKHQAEMSQDELKGHQDKIQKITDSYIAKLGDLEKEKEKEITTL; from the coding sequence ATGGTAGATGAAATTATAAAATCCATGCAGTCCAAAATGGACAAAACGGTTGAGGCTTTGAAAAAAGACTTCGGTACCATTCGTACGGGGAAAGCAAATCCTATGATGGTGGAAGATGTAAGAGTGGACTATTACGGAACACTCACACCACTGAACCAACTTGGTAAAATTGCTTGTCCAGAACCTCGTATGATTCTCATCACTCCTTTTGAAAAAGGAATGTTGAAAGACATTGAAAAAGCAATTTTTGCTGCAAGTCTTGGACTTACGCCAAATAACGACGGTTCTAGCATTCGTATTAATATTCCTGAACTAACAGGGGAAAGACGGAAAGAATTGGCAAAAGTGGTCAAACAAAGGGCCGAAGAAAAAAAAGTTGCGATTCGTAATATCCGTCGTGATGCCAATGATGAATTAAAAAAACACCAGGCAGAAATGTCCCAAGATGAACTCAAAGGCCACCAAGATAAAATCCAAAAAATTACGGATTCTTATATTGCCAAATTGGGAGATTTAGAAAAGGAAAAAGAAAAAGAGATCACCACTCTTTAA